The following coding sequences lie in one Musa acuminata AAA Group cultivar baxijiao chromosome BXJ1-8, Cavendish_Baxijiao_AAA, whole genome shotgun sequence genomic window:
- the LOC135589104 gene encoding dirigent protein 11-like, which translates to MASSPSFTLLLLFLFATVAIGSSSREHKEKMTHLHFYFYDYYGGSNATTITVVSPPGNNTFGSIGVGENILRAGRESSSKLIGKAQELTVQASLESPAYLSALNFVFTAGKYNGSSFSILGRAVLTEPRMERGIVGGTGKFRMARGYTISRLIRSTGTTQMELVF; encoded by the coding sequence ATGGCCTCATCTCCATCCTtcactctcctcctcctctttctcttcgcCACTGTTGCCATTGGGAGCAGCAGCCGTGAACACAAAGAGAAGATGACGCACCTCCACTTCTACTTTTACGACTACTACGGTGGCTCGAACGCGACCACCATCACCGTCGTCAGCCCTCCCGGCAACAACACCTTCGGGAGCATCGGGGTGGGCGAAAACATTCTCAGGGCAGGGCGTGAGTCGAGCTCCAAGCTCATCGGGAAAGCGCAGGAGCTCACCGTGCAGGCATCCTTGGAGAGTCCGGCCTACCTCTCGGCGCTAAATTTCGTGTTCACCGCCGGAAAGTACAACGGGAGCAGCTTCTCCATCTTGGGCAGGGCGGTGCTGACGGAGCCTAGGATGGAGCGGGGCATCGTTGGGGGCACCGGCAAGTTCCGGATGGCCCGAGGCTACACCATCAGCAGGCTCATCAGGTCGACTGGAACTACTCAGATGGAGCTTGTTTTTTAG